From Larus michahellis chromosome 8, bLarMic1.1, whole genome shotgun sequence, one genomic window encodes:
- the PDE4B gene encoding 3',5'-cyclic-AMP phosphodiesterase 4B isoform X4, protein METLEELDWCLDQLETIQTYRSVSEMASNKFKRMLNRELTHLSEMSRSGNQVSEYISNTFLDKQNDVEIPSPTQKDREKKKKQQLMTQISGVKKLMHSSSLNNTSISRFGVKTEKEDHLAKELEDLNKWGLNIFNVARYSHNRPLTCIMYAIFQERDLLKTFKISSDTFVTYMMTLEDHYHSDVAYHNSLHAADVAQSTHVLLSTPALDAVFTDLEILAAIFAAAIHDVDHPGVSNQFLINTNSELALMYNDESVLENHHLAVGFKLLQEEHCDIFQNLTKKQRQTLRKMVIDMVLATDMSKHMSLLADLKTMVETKKVTSSGVLLLDNYTDRIQVLRNMVHCADLSNPTKSLELYRQWTDRIMEEFFQQGDKERERGMEISPMCDKHTASVEKSQVGFIDYIVHPLWETWADLVQPDAQDILDTLEDNRNWYQSMIPQSPSPPLEERGRDCQSLMEKFQFELTLEEEDSDGPEKDGESIGYFSNTKTLCVADPGEEDSQREANIEIVTEDTSPVDT, encoded by the exons ATGGAGACGCTGGAGGAGCTCGACTGGTGCCTGGATCAGCTGGAGACCATTCAGACCTACCGCTCCGTCAGCGAGATGGCATCTAACAAG TTCAAGAGGATGCTGAACCGGGAGCTGACACACCTTTCCGAGATGAGCCGCTCCGGCAACCAGGTGTCTGAGTACATTTCCAACACTTTCCTGG ACAAGCAGAATGATGTGGAGATTCCTTCTCCCAcccagaaagacagagagaagaagaaaaaacagcagctcATGACGCAGATCAGTGGAGTGAAAAAATTAATGCATAGTTCAAGCTTAAATAACACCAGCATTTCACGATTTGgtgtgaaaacagaaaaggaagaccaTCTGGCCAAG GAACTGGAAGATCTGAATAAGTGGGGTCTCAACATATTCAATGTTGCAAGGTATTCCCACAACAGGCCGCTCACCTGCATCATGTACGCTATATTTCAG GAGCGAGATCTGCTAAAAACATTCAAGATCTCATCGGACACTTTTGTAACGTACATGATGACGCTAGAAGACCACTACCATTCGGACGTAGCTTACCACAACAGCCTCCACGCTGCCGATGTTGCCCAGTCCACGCATGTCCTGCTCTCTACCCCTGCGCTGGAT gcTGTCTTCACTGATTTGGAAATCCTTGCTGCAATTTTTGCCGCTGCAATTCATGATGTGGATCACCCCGGGGTCTCCAATCAATTTCTTATTAATACAA ATTCCGAACTAGCCCTGATGTACAACGACGAATCCGTCTTGGAGAACCACCATCTTGCTGTGGGTTTCAAACTGCTTCAAGAGGAGCACTGTGACATCTTCCAGAACCTGACCAAGAAACAGCGTCAGACGCTCAGGAAGATGGTGATCGACATG GTGTTGGCGACAGATATGTCCAAGCATATGAGTCTCTTAGCTGATCTGAAGACTATGGTGGAAACTAAGAAAGTGACCAGTTCAGGAGTCCTCCTTCTGGACAACTACACAGACAGAATACAG GTTCTCCGAAATATGGTACATTGTGCGGACTTGAGTAATCCCACAAAGTCTCTGGAGCTGTACCGGCAGTGGACGGACAGGATCATGGAGGAGTTCTTCCAGCAGGGAGACAAAGAGCGAGAAAGAGGAATGGAAATCAGTCCGATGTGCGACAAACATACAGCGTCAGTGGAAAAATCACAG GTGGGATTCATTGACTACATCGTCCATCCGCTCTGGGAGACGTGGGCTGACCTGGTGCAGCCCGATGCCCAGGACATCCTGGACACGCTGGAGGACAACAGGAACTGGTACCAGAGCATGATACCTCAGAGCCCCTCTCCTCCGCTggaggagcggggcagggacTGTCAGAGCCTGATGGAGAAGTTCCAGTTTGAACTGACGCTGGAGGAGGAGGATTCGGATGGACCGGAGAAGGACGGCGAGAGCATCGGCTACTTCAGCAATACAAAGACACTCTGCGTGGCCGACCCGGGGGAAGAGGATTCACAGAGGGAGGCGAACATAGAAATTGTGACAGAAGATACGTCTCCCGTCGACACATAA